In Denitratisoma sp. DHT3, one DNA window encodes the following:
- the ptsN gene encoding PTS IIA-like nitrogen regulatory protein PtsN, protein MNQIAKILPVDNILLDLDASSKKRVFEQAGLLFENRHGIARATVYDALFAREKLGSTGLGQGVAIPHGRIKGIKEALGAFFRLATPVPFDSPDGQPVDLMFVLMVPEAATERHLQLLSELAQMFSDKTFRETLLSTPDAATLRERIAQWRAS, encoded by the coding sequence ATGAACCAAATCGCCAAAATCCTGCCGGTCGACAACATCCTGCTCGACCTGGATGCCAGCAGCAAGAAGCGGGTTTTCGAACAGGCCGGACTGCTGTTCGAAAACCGTCATGGGATCGCCCGTGCCACGGTCTATGACGCCCTCTTCGCCCGCGAGAAGCTGGGCTCCACCGGCCTGGGGCAGGGCGTCGCCATCCCCCACGGCCGCATCAAGGGCATCAAGGAGGCGCTGGGCGCGTTCTTCCGCCTGGCCACGCCGGTCCCCTTCGATTCCCCCGACGGCCAGCCCGTCGATCTGATGTTCGTCCTGATGGTGCCGGAAGCCGCCACGGAGCGGCACCTGCAACTGCTGTCCGAGCTGGCGCAGATGTTCTCGGACAAGACCTTCCGCGAGACGCTGCTCAGCACTCCGGATGCCGCGACGCTGCGCGAGCGGATCGCCCAATGGCGCGCAAGCTGA